In Musa acuminata AAA Group cultivar baxijiao chromosome BXJ2-10, Cavendish_Baxijiao_AAA, whole genome shotgun sequence, a genomic segment contains:
- the LOC135625197 gene encoding uncharacterized protein LOC135625197 isoform X1 — MKTSQEGNFTQDPQCTTEVQPSSEASHVFQGDHQNSPVVETPKVDSGSVSIASSNSRKVSRDDIELVQNLIERCLQLYMNRGEVVQTLSNRARIEPGFTTLVWQKLEEENSEFFRAYYIRLKLKKQIILFNHLLEHQYHLMKYPIQPKVPLPPIQNGIHPVPVSLPMGYPILPQHLMPATGQPHVDPMSCGLSSCHVVNGIPAPGSFHPIRMNSGTNGTTEAAHTAPPAISSMSEMAVSPASAASSNHFPFTSEISGIGLDVTALDTTFPPDVVNSGLQLGSDCVGSSRDSIRSSGQLWNFSLSDLTADLTNLGDLGVLGDYDGSPFLPSDSDILLDSPEPDDIVEEYFADVATGSCPHQSDEEKS; from the exons ATGAAGACCTCACAG GAAGGGAATTTTACACAGGATCCTCAGTGTACAACAGAAGTACAACCATCATCAGAAGCTTCACATGTTTTTCAAGGCGACCATCAAAATTCCCCGGTTGTTGAAACTCCTAAGGTAGATTCAGGTTCGGTGTCCATTGCAAGCAGTAATTCTAGGAAGGTTTCTCGTGACGACATTGAACTT GTGCAGAACTTGATAGAACGATGTCTACAATTGTATATGAATAGAGGGGAGGTGGTTCAGACTCTCTCTAACCGTGCTAGGATAGAACCTGGTTTCACAACACTAG TATGGCAGAAACTGGAAGAAGAAAACTCGGAATTTTTTAGAGCTTATTATATAAGGTTGAAACTGAAGAAACAGATCATTTTGTTCAATCATTTGCTGGAGCACCAGTACCATCTGATGAAGTATCCCATCCAGCCTAAGGTTCCATTGCCTCCAATTCAAAATGGGATTCACCCTGTGCCTG TTAGTTTGCCCATGGGGTATCCGATTCTTCCACAGCACCTAATGCCCGCTACAGGTCAGCCTCATGTTGACCCCATGAGTTGTGGACTCTCCAGCTGTCATGTGGTCAATGGTATTCCTGCTCCAGGCAGCTTTCATCCCATTCGCATGAATTCTGGAACCAA TGGCACAACTGAAGCAGCTCATACAGCCCCTCCAGCCATTTCATCTATGTCAGAGATGGCTGTGAGTCCTGCTTCGGCGGCGTCAAGCAATCATTTTCCTTTTACTTCTGAGATATCTGGGATAGGTTTGGATGTGACAGCGCTTGATACAACCTTCCCACCTGATGTGGTGAATTCGGGACTGCAATTAGGTTCTGATTGTGTGGGATCATCAAGAGACTCAATCAGATCATCAGGACAGCTTtggaatttcagtctttcagaccTAACAGCAGATTTAACAAATTTAGGAG ATCTTGGAGTTCTAGGAGACTACGATGGTTCTCCTTTCTTGCCATCAGACTCGGATATTTTGCTCGACTCCCCAGAACCGGACGATATAG TTGAAGAATACTTTGCCGATGTTGCCACTGGATCATGCCCTCATCAATCAGATGAAGAGAAATCTTAG
- the LOC135625197 gene encoding uncharacterized protein LOC135625197 isoform X3, protein MKTSQDPQCTTEVQPSSEASHVFQGDHQNSPVVETPKVDSGSVSIASSNSRKVSRDDIELVQNLIERCLQLYMNRGEVVQTLSNRARIEPGFTTLVWQKLEEENSEFFRAYYIRLKLKKQIILFNHLLEHQYHLMKYPIQPKVPLPPIQNGIHPVPVSLPMGYPILPQHLMPATGQPHVDPMSCGLSSCHVVNGIPAPGSFHPIRMNSGTNGTTEAAHTAPPAISSMSEMAVSPASAASSNHFPFTSEISGIGLDVTALDTTFPPDVVNSGLQLGSDCVGSSRDSIRSSGQLWNFSLSDLTADLTNLGDLGVLGDYDGSPFLPSDSDILLDSPEPDDIVEEYFADVATGSCPHQSDEEKS, encoded by the exons ATGAAGACCTCACAG GATCCTCAGTGTACAACAGAAGTACAACCATCATCAGAAGCTTCACATGTTTTTCAAGGCGACCATCAAAATTCCCCGGTTGTTGAAACTCCTAAGGTAGATTCAGGTTCGGTGTCCATTGCAAGCAGTAATTCTAGGAAGGTTTCTCGTGACGACATTGAACTT GTGCAGAACTTGATAGAACGATGTCTACAATTGTATATGAATAGAGGGGAGGTGGTTCAGACTCTCTCTAACCGTGCTAGGATAGAACCTGGTTTCACAACACTAG TATGGCAGAAACTGGAAGAAGAAAACTCGGAATTTTTTAGAGCTTATTATATAAGGTTGAAACTGAAGAAACAGATCATTTTGTTCAATCATTTGCTGGAGCACCAGTACCATCTGATGAAGTATCCCATCCAGCCTAAGGTTCCATTGCCTCCAATTCAAAATGGGATTCACCCTGTGCCTG TTAGTTTGCCCATGGGGTATCCGATTCTTCCACAGCACCTAATGCCCGCTACAGGTCAGCCTCATGTTGACCCCATGAGTTGTGGACTCTCCAGCTGTCATGTGGTCAATGGTATTCCTGCTCCAGGCAGCTTTCATCCCATTCGCATGAATTCTGGAACCAA TGGCACAACTGAAGCAGCTCATACAGCCCCTCCAGCCATTTCATCTATGTCAGAGATGGCTGTGAGTCCTGCTTCGGCGGCGTCAAGCAATCATTTTCCTTTTACTTCTGAGATATCTGGGATAGGTTTGGATGTGACAGCGCTTGATACAACCTTCCCACCTGATGTGGTGAATTCGGGACTGCAATTAGGTTCTGATTGTGTGGGATCATCAAGAGACTCAATCAGATCATCAGGACAGCTTtggaatttcagtctttcagaccTAACAGCAGATTTAACAAATTTAGGAG ATCTTGGAGTTCTAGGAGACTACGATGGTTCTCCTTTCTTGCCATCAGACTCGGATATTTTGCTCGACTCCCCAGAACCGGACGATATAG TTGAAGAATACTTTGCCGATGTTGCCACTGGATCATGCCCTCATCAATCAGATGAAGAGAAATCTTAG
- the LOC135625198 gene encoding F-box/kelch-repeat protein At1g15670-like, giving the protein MEDELLPRLPQEIACECLIRVPFHAFPTVRAVCKTWMHHLESPCFHRLRRSAGLARPVVALVQSESIPPQQQPSLAPPIFRLSLFEPATGAWTSLPPTPGRSHGLPLSCRLAAVGRELVVVGGLDRRSWAFTDDVHVFDVVSRVWRRGAPMPGPRRSSFACAGSEERRMVFVAGGHDERKNALRSTLAYDVAADAWVRLPDMARERDECRGLFARGAFRVLGGFPTAAQAQFSRTAEAFDVASWRWGDVEEGKLAEAGYQRTCVVSGDGRMCMCRQEEEKMEVLLEEGDGAWRPLAHLPGDVKASLQMVAWEGGLMLWGAGDNSRAQVAYIMDLKGGEGKGLMWRKVEMPKRFSGYAQTACCFEM; this is encoded by the coding sequence ATGGAAGACGAGCTGCTTCCGAGGTTGCCGCAGGAGATCGCTTGCGAGTGCCTCATCCGCGTCCCCTTCCACGCCTTCCCCACCGTCCGGGCCGTCTGCAAGACTTGGATGCACCACCTCGAGTCGCCCTGCTTCCACCGCCTCAGAAGGTCCGCCGGCCTCGCCCGGCCCGTTGTCGCCCTCGTCCAGTCCGAGTCCATCCCTCCCCAGCAGCAACCCTCTCTTGCCCCCCCAATTTTCCGTCTCTCGCTCTTCGAGCCTGCCACCGGTGCCTGGACCTCGCTGCCACCGACCCCCGGCCGCTCCCACGGCCTCCCGCTCTCCTGCCGGTTGGCCGCCGTCGGGAGGGAGCTGGTGGTGGTCGGCGGATTGGACCGCCGCTCCTGGGCCTTCACCGACGACGTCCATGTCTTTGACGTGGTGTCCCGAGTCTGGCGCCGTGGGGCCCCCATGCCCGGCCCGCGGCGCTCCTCCTTCGCGTGCGCCGGGTCGGAGGAGCGCCGGATGGTGTTCGTGGCCGGTGGGCACGACGAGAGAAAGAACGCGCTGCGGTCCACGCTAGCCTACGACGTTGCGGCCGACGCGTGGGTCCGCCTACCCGACATGGCGCGGGAGCGCGACGAGTGCCGCGGGTTGTTCGCGCGCGGCGCGTTCCGCGTCCTCGGTGGCTTCCCCACGGCGGCGCAGGCGCAGTTCTCGCGGACCGCGGAGGCCTTCGACGTGGCCTCCTGGAGGTGGGGCGACGTGGAGGAGGGGAAGCTGGCGGAGGCCGGGTACCAGCGCACATGCGTGGTCAGCGGGGACGGGAGGATGTGCATGTGCCggcaggaggaggagaagatggaGGTGCTGCTGGAGGAGGGCGACGGGGCGTGGCGGCCGCTGGCGCACCTGCCTGGCGACGTGAAGGCGTCGCTGCAGATGGTGGCGTGGGAAGGGGGTCTCATGCTGTGGGGCGCCGGGGACAACAGCAGGGCCCAAGTGGCCTACATCATGGACCtcaaaggaggagaagggaagggtcTCATGTGGCGGAAGGTGGAGATGCCGAAGCGATTCTCCGGTTACGCCCAAACAGCCTGCTGCTTCGAGATGTAA
- the LOC103968898 gene encoding abscisic acid receptor PYL3: protein MVGRSSNGGGGLWRLADEMNPPEVGCRAMEAECVRRFHRHEPKENQCSSSVVKHIKAPVHLVWSLVRRFDQPERYKPFVSRCILQGDFAVGCLREVNIKSGLPATTSTERLEQLDDNEHILSIKIVGGDHRLQNYSSVVTAHPEVIDGRPGTLVIESFVVDVPEGNTKDDTCFFVEALIKCNLKSLAVISERLAVQELTEPINI, encoded by the exons ATGGTGGGGAGGAGCAGCAACGGGGGAGGGGGGCTGTGGCGCCTCGCCGACGAGATGAACCCGCCGGAGGTCGGGTGCAGGGCCATGGAGGCGGAGTGCGTCCGCAGATTCCACCGCCATGAGCCCAAGGAAAACCAGTGCAGCTCCTCCGTCGTCAAGCACATCAAAGCCCCCGTCCACCTC GTTTGGTCTTTGGTGAGGCGATTCGATCAGCCAGAGAGGTACAAGCCGTTTGTGAGCAGATGCATCTTGCAGGGGGATTTTGCAGTAGGGTGCTTGAGGGAAGTGAACATCAAGTCCGGCCTGCCCGCCACTACCAGCACCGAAAGGCTCGAACAGCTCGATGACAACGAGCACATCTTGAGCATCAAGATTGTCGGAGGGGACCACAGGCTTCAG AACTACTCATCGGTTGTGACTGCCCATCCTGAGGTTATTGATGGCAGACCGGGGACATTGGTGATAGAATCGTTTGTGGTCGACGTGCCGGAAGGGAACACCAAAGATGACACCTGTTTCTTCGTGGAGGCCCTTATCAAGTGCAACCTCAAATCATTAGCCGTAATATCGGAGCGATTGGCAGTTCAAGAATTGACAGAGCCCATTAACATCTAA
- the LOC103968899 gene encoding probable polygalacturonase, translating into MAPFRALVGVAALLPLLLQCSVAVTEVSCSDIVPMKWRREVISITDFGAVGDGRTLNTWPFKKAIYRIQHLRSRGGTLLYIPPGVWLTGSFSLTSHMTLYLARGAVIKATQDTWNWPLVDPLPSYGRGRELPGRRYVSFIQGDGISDVIITGENGTIDGQGDVWWNMWRQRSLHFTRPNLLEFKNSRDVIISNVVFQNSPFWNIHPVYCSNVVIKYVTVLAPYDSPNTDGIDPDSSSNVCIEDAHIATGDDLVAIKSGWDEYGIAYGRPSSGITIRRLQGSSPFSGIAIGSETSGGVENVLVENINLYNTGFGIHIKTNAGRGGYIRNVTVVNVSMNKVRKGIRIAGDVGDHPDEYFNRYAMPTVDGVTIKNVWGVDIQQPGSIEGIRSSPFTRICLSNVKLWGALMHYEQPWKCMDVSGAALGVQPWPCSQLTGTFSAGFCSSAF; encoded by the exons ATGGCTCCTTTTCGAGCCTTGGTGGGGGTGGCAGCCCTACTGCCTCTGCTGCTGCAATGCAGCGTGGCGGTGACGGAAGTGTCGTGCTCCGACATAGTGCCGATGAAGTGGCGAAGGGAGGTGATATCGATCACCGACTTCGGAGCGGTGGGCGACGGGAGGACGCTCAACACTTGGCCCTTCAAGAAGGCCATATACAGAATCCAGCACCTTCGGAGCAGGGGAGGAACCCTTCTCTACATCCCTCCCGGTGTTTGGCTCACAGGGAGCTTCAGCCTAACCAGCCACATGACCCTTTACCTGGCCCGAGGAGCTGTCATCAAGGCTACCCAG GATACATGGAACTGGCCTCTGGTAGACCCTTTACCATCATATGGAAGAGGGAGAGAGTTGCCCGGCAGGAGATACGTGAGCTTCATTCAAGGAGATGGAATCAGCGACGtgataattacag GTGAGAATGGGACGATTGATGGTCAAGGTGATGTGTGGTGGAACATGTGGAGACAAAGATCTCTCCATTTCACCAGACCAAATCTCTTGGAGTTCAAGAACTCCAGAGATGTTATCATCTCCAATGTGGTCTTTCAAAACTCTCCATTTTGGAATATCCACCCTGTATATTGCAG CAATGTGGTGATAAAGTATGTGACAGTGTTGGCTCCGTATGACTCTCCTAACACTGATGGAATAGATCCAG ATTCCAGCTCAAATGTCTGCATTGAGGATGCTCATATTGCAACCGGAGATGATTTGGTGGCCATAAAGAGCGGGTGGGATGAGTATGGAATCGCTTATGGCCGTCCCAGTTCTGGCATCACGATCCGAAGGCTCCAAGGATCTTCACCGTTTTCTGGGATCGCCATCGGAAGTGAAACCTCAGGCGGGGTGGAGAACGTCTTGGTGGAGAACATCAACCTCTACAACACCGGATTCGGCATCCACATCAAGACCAACGCAGGCAGGGGAGGGTACATAAGAAACGTGACAGTCGTCAATGTGAGCATGAACAAGGTCCGCAAGGGGATCAGAATTGCAGGGGATGTTGGTGACCATCCCGACGAGTACTTCAATCGATACGCGATGCCGACGGTGGACGGTGTGACGATCAAGAACGTGTGGGGCGTCGACATCCAGCAGCCTGGATCGATAGAAGGCATCAGGAGTTCGCCCTTTACTCGAATATGCCTGTCCAATGTCAAGCTCTGGGGTGCTTTGATGCATTACGAGCAGCCATGGAAGTGCATGGACGTTAGCGGAGCTGCTCTCGGGGTCCAGCCATGGCCGTGCTCACAGCTCACCGGCACCTTTAGCGCAGGGTTTTGTTCGAGTGCTTTCTAA
- the LOC135625197 gene encoding uncharacterized protein LOC135625197 isoform X2 has translation MFLKEGNFTQDPQCTTEVQPSSEASHVFQGDHQNSPVVETPKVDSGSVSIASSNSRKVSRDDIELVQNLIERCLQLYMNRGEVVQTLSNRARIEPGFTTLVWQKLEEENSEFFRAYYIRLKLKKQIILFNHLLEHQYHLMKYPIQPKVPLPPIQNGIHPVPVSLPMGYPILPQHLMPATGQPHVDPMSCGLSSCHVVNGIPAPGSFHPIRMNSGTNGTTEAAHTAPPAISSMSEMAVSPASAASSNHFPFTSEISGIGLDVTALDTTFPPDVVNSGLQLGSDCVGSSRDSIRSSGQLWNFSLSDLTADLTNLGDLGVLGDYDGSPFLPSDSDILLDSPEPDDIVEEYFADVATGSCPHQSDEEKS, from the exons ATGTTTCTTAAGGAAGGGAATTTTACACAGGATCCTCAGTGTACAACAGAAGTACAACCATCATCAGAAGCTTCACATGTTTTTCAAGGCGACCATCAAAATTCCCCGGTTGTTGAAACTCCTAAGGTAGATTCAGGTTCGGTGTCCATTGCAAGCAGTAATTCTAGGAAGGTTTCTCGTGACGACATTGAACTT GTGCAGAACTTGATAGAACGATGTCTACAATTGTATATGAATAGAGGGGAGGTGGTTCAGACTCTCTCTAACCGTGCTAGGATAGAACCTGGTTTCACAACACTAG TATGGCAGAAACTGGAAGAAGAAAACTCGGAATTTTTTAGAGCTTATTATATAAGGTTGAAACTGAAGAAACAGATCATTTTGTTCAATCATTTGCTGGAGCACCAGTACCATCTGATGAAGTATCCCATCCAGCCTAAGGTTCCATTGCCTCCAATTCAAAATGGGATTCACCCTGTGCCTG TTAGTTTGCCCATGGGGTATCCGATTCTTCCACAGCACCTAATGCCCGCTACAGGTCAGCCTCATGTTGACCCCATGAGTTGTGGACTCTCCAGCTGTCATGTGGTCAATGGTATTCCTGCTCCAGGCAGCTTTCATCCCATTCGCATGAATTCTGGAACCAA TGGCACAACTGAAGCAGCTCATACAGCCCCTCCAGCCATTTCATCTATGTCAGAGATGGCTGTGAGTCCTGCTTCGGCGGCGTCAAGCAATCATTTTCCTTTTACTTCTGAGATATCTGGGATAGGTTTGGATGTGACAGCGCTTGATACAACCTTCCCACCTGATGTGGTGAATTCGGGACTGCAATTAGGTTCTGATTGTGTGGGATCATCAAGAGACTCAATCAGATCATCAGGACAGCTTtggaatttcagtctttcagaccTAACAGCAGATTTAACAAATTTAGGAG ATCTTGGAGTTCTAGGAGACTACGATGGTTCTCCTTTCTTGCCATCAGACTCGGATATTTTGCTCGACTCCCCAGAACCGGACGATATAG TTGAAGAATACTTTGCCGATGTTGCCACTGGATCATGCCCTCATCAATCAGATGAAGAGAAATCTTAG
- the LOC135625778 gene encoding transcription factor WRKY19-like, with the protein MCSAWDLSLLLRLLAQAEEQTRQLEADLGDASAADHCRSLVQQISSALKEAVSMARLMDSEGPQQPAWHGNAAVDLPRWSSEGLWSENSETVLKEQERREMCKKRKTLPKWTIQVQVSGSQAGGVPEDGYSWRKYGQKEILGTRHRRGYYRCTRSNSVGCLASKQVQRSDRDPCVFHVNYRGEHTCLDNLQARLHNEAPTILEARHHLQDQQLPLCPKTSFMEMQDHNLVSSFSFPSTPLSSFEPKNQIFSYTNPMENDHSSSFSSPFMSPPTSESNYFAVSPCQTSSYGGGTADAAFKPPHVEFDPIFSIDTSKFF; encoded by the exons ATGTGTAGCGCGTGGGATCTCAGTTTGCTGCTGAGGTTGCTGGCTCAGGCTGAGGAGCAAACGAGGCAGCTGGAAGCTGATCTGGGAGATGCTTCCGCTGCCGATCATTGCAGATCATTGGTGCAACAGATAAGTTCTGCTTTGAAGGAAGCCGTTTCCATGGCTAGACTGATGGACTCCGAAGGGCCGCAGCAGCCGGCATGGCACGGTAACGCAGCAGTAGACTTGCCTCGATGGAGCAGCGAAGGCCTGTGGAGCGAGAACTCGGAGACGGTCCTCAAAGAACAAGAACGCAGGGAGATGTGCAAGAAGAG GAAAACTCTACCCAAATGGACGATCCAAGTTCAGGTCTCCGGCAGCCAAGCGGGCGGAGTACCAGAAGACGGCTATAGCTGGAGGAAATACGGCCAGAAGGAGATCCTTGGAACCAGGCATCGAAG AGGCTACTACAGATGCACTCGCAGCAACAGCGTCGGATGTCTTGCATCGAAGCAAGTGCAGAGATCCGATCGAGACCCCTGCGTCTTCCACGTTAATTACCGAGGGGAACACACTTGCCTGGACAACCTGCAAGCGCGTCTCCATAATGAAGCTCCAACGATACTTGAAGCACGGCATCATCTCCAAGACCAGCAGTTGCCTCTGTGTCCTAAAACAAGTTTCATGGAGATGCAAGATCACAACCTagtttcttccttctcttttccttCCACACCACTCAGTAGCTTTGAGCCTAAGAACCAGATCTTCTCGTACACAAACCCCATGGAGAATGACCATTCAAGCAGCTTCTCTTCCCCATTCATGTCGCCACCTACCTCAGAATCGAACTACTTCGCAGTGTCTCCATGCCAGACGAGCAGCTATGGAGGGGGAACTGCTGATGCAGCTTTCAAGCCCCCTCATGTGGAGTTTGATCCAATTTTCTCCATTGATACTTCGAAATTCTTCTGA
- the LOC135584740 gene encoding uncharacterized protein LOC135584740, translated as MVELPKPKSVVEPSPPSVPVRGGEEAAGWKGARYPNPPDPVNPDVATLRDQWRFAIRQYSRWYSHAWGTAILAGVSFFAIGWLIKGSNPLPSRAPEHADDRPSREATSTER; from the coding sequence ATGGTGGAGCTGCCCAAGCCCAAGTCGGTGGTGGAGCCTTCGCCCCCGTCTGTGCCGGTTCGCGGCGGCGAGGAGGCTGCGGGGTGGAAGGGGGCGCGCTACCCGAACCCGCCGGACCCAGTGAACCCCGACGTCGCGACGCTGAGGGACCAGTGGCGCTTCGCCATCCGGCAGTACAGTCGGTGGTACTCCCACGCCTGGGGCACCGCCATCCTCGCCGGCGTCTCCTTCTTCGCCATCGGGTGGCTGATCAAGGGCTCCAACCCTCTCCCTTCGCGGGCGCCCGAACACGCTGACGACCGGCCGTCGCGAGAGGCGACCAGCACCGAGAG
- the LOC135625957 gene encoding uncharacterized protein LOC135625957 — MGDQRTDLYFVFMSFDPNDERLRADRWVKEWRRLDAYLCKKHGRLLAKLLQPNTYKKKSSLAIVDGCTVEISKEQAAILGSAKEVRVVEKNQELA; from the exons ATGGGAGATCAGAGAACTGATCTTTACTTCGTCTTCATGAGTTTTGATCCCAACGACGAGCGCCTGCGTGCGGATCGGTGGGT GAAGGAATGGAGGCGGCTTGATGCCTACCTGTGCAAGAAGCACGGCCGGTTGCTGGCAAAGCTTCTCCAGCCAAACACCTACAAGAAGAAATCTTCCCTCGCCATCGTCGATGGCTGCACAGTGGAGATCTCCAAAGAGCAG GCAGCCATTCTTGGATCTGCCAAGGAAGTGAGGGTGGTCGAGAAGAACCAAGAGCTGGCTTGA